From the genome of Homalodisca vitripennis isolate AUS2020 chromosome 8, UT_GWSS_2.1, whole genome shotgun sequence, one region includes:
- the LOC124368196 gene encoding uncharacterized protein LOC124368196 — MEVFWLLILAVQGHWCLRDVTLKVPVAVRVGESLTLSCDFSLEQERLYSVKFYQGDTEFYRFVPGETPPTRVFALDGIKVDISRSNNSLVTLSDVHRDMTGYYKCEVSADAPLFYTDMMRY, encoded by the exons GTCACTGGTGTCTGCGAGACGTCACTCTCAAGGTCCCAGTCGCAGTCAGAGTAGGGGAGAGCCTCACCCTCTCATGTGACTTCAGTCTAGAGCAAGAACGCCTTTACTCGGTCAAGTTCTACCAAGGAGACACGGAGTTCTACAGGTTCGTGCCGGGAGAGACGCCGCCCACGAGAGTTTTCGCTCTTGATGGGATCAAAGTCGAC atCTCCAGATCTAACAACTCATTAGTTACTCTCAGTGATGTACATAGAGACATGACGGGATACTACAAATGTGAGGTCTCAGCTGATGCTCCTCTCTTCTATACTGATATGATGCGATACTAG
- the LOC124368197 gene encoding uncharacterized protein LOC124368197: protein MFQISRSNNSLVTLSDVHRDMTGYYKCEVSADAPLFHTGIKTSYVTVAEEPWTLPVLTAEKSKYSLGDKIRANCTSLGGYPLANLTWYINGKQVTVLTYLLQV, encoded by the exons atgtttcagatCTCCAGATCTAACAACTCATTAGTTACTCTCAGTGATGTACATAGAGACATGACGGGATACTACAAATGTGAGGTCTCAGCTGATGCTCCTCTTTTCCACACCGGTATTAAAACATCTTACGTAACTGTGGcag AGGAACCCTGGACACTGCCTGTCCTCACTGCAGAAAAGTCCAAGTATAGTCTAGGAGACAAGATACGGGCTAACTGTACATCTCTAGGAGGCTACCCTCTCGCCAACCTCACGTGGTATATCAACGGCAAACAGGTAACTGTACTgacatatttattacaagtatag